From the Xylocopa sonorina isolate GNS202 chromosome 9, iyXylSono1_principal, whole genome shotgun sequence genome, the window AAATTTTGCGGTGTTTAATATTACGGATTCCAGAAATGCTCCGCGTCGAATTCCATAAATTTTCGGCTACCAACGAATTAAAAATACAATTTCCTCGACCTTCGAAGAGGATGGACGAAGTAAGCGGTGGTCGAAGAGGATTGGAAATTGTTCTCTTTGTTGTTTCAAGTAGTAAGAGCGTATCGATGATCTCTTGGAACAGGATCAAACGTTCAAATATTTATCTGTCTTGTTTTCATGTTATTTTTAAGAGTGTTCGCGATAGTCGTTAAGAAATCATACTAACTTTGTCGTAAAAATAGGCTCCTGATCAGTGTTAGAATAACAGGCggtttagagagagagagagagagagagagagagagagagagaaagaggcgtACATTCAAATAACACGTTGTAACCAAAAGTGTTGCCACTTGTAGAAATGTAAATCGAGATTTATACGACTGTGCACAAGGTGGAATTAGAATTGAAATTTAACGTTCCAAATGAATATATTAtcatttcaaaataatataTAGTAACATTATAAAAGATAAGCAGGACACGGATTTCGAtttaaaaaaaggaaaggaagaaCTACCGGTTGTCACGTTCTCACTTCCGCAGAATTAATGTGAATTTAAGTTGCAGTCGTTATCATAAATGCAGCGACCTTCACAAACGTCGTTTAGTCCAAGATTATGAAATTCACTATTTAAAAACTTCAACTCATATAAAGAATTATTTAGTACAGAATGGAAAAACTTGTAAGAATGTATACAATGTTTTGTAACTGATGATATAATCAGGGAGGAAGTAATTCGAAAGTATAAAATAAAGTTTGCTCGTTCGAAACCTCGTTTTTTTAAGGAAAGCAGATTAAAAGTTTGCACGATTTAATTCAGTTAACTGCTTTGCAACTGAAATCAAGTGTACAGCTACGCATGTAAAAGGTTATTATACGATATTATACTATGCACGATGATAAGACTGCCAAGTTCATGTGTACTTACGAAATTTATAGAAGTAGAGGCTCCAAATGGGGAAATTGTGTTCTACATCTCTCTCACGTGACGAAATATCTGACTACGTACTCGCTTATATCGAATAATTTTAAAGTAATTCTAATTTTCAACAATTATATTCTTCATCGCTATGTAAAAACTTGGGAATCCTCGGTACGCTTCGTTAATTAAATTCGAAAGTTGTAATTATTTGCTCCGAAGTTTCCTCCGGGAAAACAACAAAGTATCAGACATGCGTTAGAATGCGTGATTGATAACGAGCGAAGCTTATCAGCGGACTTATTACGAAGCTAAAGTTTCGTGAAAGAAACGTGCTAGAAAAGAGATGGACGTTCCTTATCATTGGTATGTCACATTATTTGTACGTCTAGGACCGATAAGAGAACCATTCCCGTTCTAAAATTGAGATTTTAAATGGCGCTCCGTTTACCATCTTTGGGTAATGTCGGTTCCTGCGCTTTTACTAAATTTCCGTCCAATTCTAATCGATTCTTAATCGTGCTGGTTTCATGAGAAACAATGTTAATCGAGTTCCAAGAAAATTCTTGCCGTATCTGGGTTATTGACTCGGCCACAGGCTTGATAAAAATAATCTATTGGGCTAATTTTAGCTTCGTCAATGGCTGGCGGGAAATTCAAAACGAACAGAAATTAACACTAGCTCATCAATCATTTCTGCGGATCATTGGCAATGGTATTTATGTTTATAACatattgaaataaaaattctacaACAAATCGAAAAGTTATGCATTTTATACAAATTCAATTTGATTTAAGAAATGAGATTAGGCTCGATTAGGAATGTCCATAGCGTTCAATATTGATTCTTTAGTAGAATATCTTGTGAGAAGATATTTGTGGAGAAACGAGTAAACTAGCAGTCTCCACAACGATGATAATAGCTATCGTTCGGTTTACGATTTTGCTTGAAACTGGATCACTTGCTGTTCACTGTTTACAGTCAGCTGGTTTGAACTAGGTTTAGAAAGTAGCTACGCCAATCGTAACTTATTTCTGTTTAATTGCAACGTTACTTATACTAAATTCATCGTCCCGATGTTCGAGTAGAATCTGGCGACGAAAGTGCCAGAGGCAGCCAAAAACGATAAATACGCGACGAGGACATACGAAACGATAACAAAGTGTATAAGAAAATGATAAACAGCTGGGCGTTTATTTGAACGAATAAAGAGAGGAGATATGACATATAGAATGATTGATGTATAGATAAACAGGTGCATATATATTAAACTAATGTAATACACGAATAATTCCCTCCGTTAAAGGGAAAGGAGTAGAGGTCTTTGAACACACGTGCTAAACGTGACGTTAGAAGAGTAAGAAGAGAAGAGACGACGTTAAGAAATTTGGTAAATTCGCTTAATTTTTCTATAAACGAATTAAAATCTGTTTGCAGATGCCGATCTGAGCATGGGCGCGGGCGCTGCTGGGGGCTCAGTCCTCGGGCTGCCAGGATCGGGTGTGGGTGGTGTGCTTTCGCAGCATTGCGCGATCTGCGGTGATCGTGCAACCGGGAAACACTATGGTGCCGCCTCTTGCGACGGGTGCAAGGGTTTCTTTCGGCGGTCAGTCCGAAAAAACCATCTTTACACTTGCAGGTCGGTAGAATTGCTTTCTTTGTTCATGAATCGAAATTATTCGATGCTGAGGAACTCCCGTTTCATAGAGTAGATAAAAAAGAAAGCGTTTGGTAATGTAATTTTTGTTTCAGATTTAGTAGAAATTGTGTAGTAGATAAAGATAAGAGGAATCAGTGTAGATATTGCAGATTACGAAAATGTTTCAAGGCTGGCATGAAAAAAGAAGGTAAGTTTTGCtgtattaaataaataaatgcaaCATATCAAACAGTTTGTAATATTGCTCTACTTCGTCGACAAAGGGAATTTTATTTGAGCGAATAGAACATCTAGCATGTATCTGATGTCGTTTCTAAAGTATCATAAGCATAGTCTGATGCTTAAGGGTCTTTTTAGCAAACTCGGAGGTTCACCTTCAGCTATTAATTGACGCTTCATAGTTTCCACTTCTGTGGAATAATAAGCTTCCGTAGAGGGAGTCGAGTGTTGCCGTAAAGAAACTAAATTCTTTGTTTATGTAgcagtttttttttattgctAAACCAGATCAGATTATGCGGAGCGGAAATATCTGAGGTGTTTACATTTGACATAAAAATTGATGTGAATAATAAATTAGCATTGAAAAAGTAACTTACATGTTTATTATACGTGTTTACTTAGATTAAAGATAAATACTAATATTTAGTACCGTTACTTGTTACCCAATCGTAACATTTTTTTGTACTAATTATGCGATCAAATCTACGTATGTGTAAAATTTCACCATCTTATGCATTTCATTGCCGAACGTCTCACAAGATATGTTCGAAATGTAAATTTGTTCCTATAAATATAAGACAAAAGAAACGTTTATTGCAATTGAAACACTTGTGAGACAAGATGGATAGGAAACGAAGCGAAAGAATGGTGAGAAACAACACGAGCTCGTTAAGCCATCAATCAGTGACTGATTCAAAATAAACACACCAGCAACGTACAAAGGAACTTATGCGAATGAATCAACTACGTATAAATCGTTATCATGCAAAATGAAAATacatttgcaaagaaataacgaggtTTCTTTTTTCCCGATTTTGTTTCTACGCAGCCGTACAAAATGAAAGGGATCGAATAAGCTGTAGGAGGCCAAGCTACGAGGAGCAGAGCAGTAACGGAAGTGGACTTTCTGTTGTATCCCTCCTTCAAGCGGAAATGCTCAGCAGACAAGTTGGTGCGGCCCTCGAGGTCAGTTTGTAtgaattattttaatattaattacatGTAAATGAAAACACTGCTGTGAGAGGGAAGAAGCTTCAAATACATTCACTCTTGGAAAATTAAAAATAACAAGAGACAGTAGTACAAGAATGAAACAATCGTAAGACGAAGAATTTGTCAaatttcttaaaaagtgatgagAGACTTCGTATCAAACGTGGTAAATAAAATCTATGCTCCGTTTATACAGACGTGAACGCGCTAAATTCAAGGTTTATCCTCTTCTTGCTTTCTCGGTATTAATAGAAGGAATTTAATGTCACAGCATTAATGAGTATAGGGAGAAGGAGAATTAATAAGGTCTTGGAGAATAATACATGTTTCCTTAATGTAAATGACAAGACCGTCAGACATCCGGCCGTTTTTCTTTCTCAACGGCGGATCGTTATTTCCACATCCTTGAATAATGCcgaaattatttaaattcttCGTCGTTTTGAATACAGTTGAACCATTGTTGTGGTTCACTTTAGTTTGGGCCAATGCATTTCTGATTTCAACTTTAGTACACGACTGAATAACCGCGTAAAGGATAATTCAAAGTTATGTTAAACAGCTAGGCAGCCCGGGCGGCGACATCGACCTCAGCACGAAACAGATCGCTAACATAAACGACGTTTGCGACAGTATGAAACAACAGCTTCTTATCCTGGTCGAATGGGCCAAGTACATACCAGCTTTCAGTGAGTTAACCCTCGACGACCAAGTGGCCCTTCTTAGGGCACACGCGGGTGAACATCTTCTTCTTGGTGTTGCCAGGCGTAGCATGCAACTGAAGGATGTTCTTCTCCTTGGGAACAACTGTATCATCACCAAAAATTGTCCTGGTACATATCTTTCTCTATGCTCCATTCTTGGGTGCTGGTTGAATGTCTTTTTGTGGTAATCCCTTGATAAGAGTTAAAATATACCCGTAATATTAATTCAGAATGAAAACTCAATGGCATTATAGGCTAACAACTTATTAATATATCCTTAGAgctataaattaattattatttgtgCTTATATAAGACGTACTACGgatattaatttaaaatataTTCAAAACTATGTACATTTGTTGTTAAACTATTCGTGACGCTAAATGCAACGTTATTTTTACATATAAGATAAAAAAGAGTTAAAACTATTTACCTTATGACGTTAAGTGAAAATCATATAACATCATGTTTGCACTGCGTTTCGCTCCTCTTCAaatcatttactagcaagattGAAATACCCTTACATTTTAGATGAACGATTTAATTGAATCTAGAACCCAGAATTCTTCAATATAGAATTTGTGAACTCATTATCGAGggattataaaaataattttctttGTGATCATATTTTGTAAACTAACCCAGCGTTGTTCGCTTACTAATTAAATAATTGTTTAAAAACATTCATTTATTAACTGCTTTAATAATCACATAACTTTAATAAGGGATATTTGGAGAGTGATCCAATATTTATATAATGATCAAACTTTTCTGGATGAAAAATTAAAGTAATTCTAAAAAAATAAGAGAAATTTTCAGAAGATACTATATAATGTTATTTTCCAAAATAGATCACTAATACCGACATAACAAGAGAAACTCTAGTACCGAGATTTACAATCGATGAAACGAATACtcctatttatatttaatttgtgCTCTACGTCATTTGAACAGCGTGTCATTCAAGCACTAATCATTGCAGACGTCATTATAGCCTTTACGATACTGATTCATAGGAATATGATTACCTCGAAGTTGCTCTGTGTTATTATCTTGATTAGCAATTTCGAAAAATGAAAATTGTACGCaatctccttaaaaaaaaaacgattaaAATGCAATCAGTTCATTTCTTATGTCAACGTTTTATTTTGTTCgtttttatatacatatacgaaataaaaaattgtttgtatattaattaatattaaaagtAGATTTTCTAGAATAGTCATTCGTTATGCGTTAATGCATATCCATGATTAGAAACTCTGAGTTTATTTTTAGTTTTTTATTTAACAGTGACATTAATTTACGACAAATCTGTCTAGTTTGCGTGATTAtttgcaattaatactataagaattaatattcatATCAAGGAATCAATAGATGATTCGTAGCCTCAAGAATTTTATCATTTATTACCGATTATCGAAATAGTTATTCCCAATCATGTTCGGTCACACCCTGTTGTTCATACAAACAATTTGAATCTCCGATTTGGATCAGTACTTGTTAATTGAATGTTTATGCAATCTTGAGTAATATTTTTGCAAATCATgcagacacacacacacacacacactgatAATATTTAATGCGTACAATAAAGGGAATTTTAGAATTTCCTCCAATCTATATAAAAATCCCAAATGAGAGAAATTAAATATTAAGGTTAATCTGATGCTAGTATAATACTTATAATAaacaaaattttattttatattttatttttgacAAATTTCTTGAGTTCTTTTGATCAGCTTTCGATCAGCTATCGATTATCACGTCAAAATATTTTTTTCCGTAGTTGCCTGATAGCAAGTTTTATAAGATGAAACAGCTGAATGTATTGTTATCCTAGCTTGATAAAAATTTTATCGTATTATTTCATCTGACGATGTCATCGACAGATAAGATTTTAATAGATTATCAATTTTGCAAGAGATGAGTACCAGTTATGTTGGTTTTAACAAAATTTCCCAACGACTATCTCTGTTTATGCGGTTGATTTTAGAGTATCAACGTGGATTTGCAATTCTTACAATTCATTCTTTCAGGAATAAACCCAGTATCGTTTATgttctatattttttttttttattataaatttgtACAAAAACAGGTCTGGCATATTTCTATTTAGGAAAATATCGGTGAGTGAATAACAGCATGCATGTGAGCAGTGTATACTAATTAAAACAATGTTGACTAACAGTTATCTTTAGAAGATCCACAAAGGTTCGGCAGTTCCATACTTCAGAATCATTTCTAAAGTATCTATCATTAAAAGTAAATCGATTCAATCATTTTATTCGTTACTATCTAGGTTTCGTTGAATTTTTGTGGATAAATAACAGTGTACGATGATCAATTTACATCGAGAGGATATaaaattgtttgagataaatgtTGTACGAGACAGTCAATGGATAGTTTTAATTCTGTAATTTTATAAAGAAATTttctatataatataataatgtaaAGAAAGGAGAAGAAGCTTCTTGCGCTAAAAAATAGTGAAATAAAGAGGCGACGATGAAATAATATATTTCAAGTTTCATTCGTTAAAGTAATTTGCTAATTATCAAGCTTTAACGAATAGATAGTCTCGTCTTTACGAATAAATTGCACGAATGGTACTTGGGGTAGTAGCTAGTAGACTGAGCCCGGCCTTCACGTTGCTAAATAGTCGCACAAGCATGAGTGCAGACGTGGGCTAAGTTCGAGATTCGTTCGGTTGATGGGTTTTCCAGCTTTTCTTAATACCTCACCAACTACAATCCGGGCTCAGTCGAGTGTTAATAGGTGCCGATAGGAACGGCCTAACCGTGGTTATCAGTCATATCTTTGTCCTCAGAGGGCCGTAATCAGGACCTGGATATCAGTAAGGTGGGGATCAGGGTGATGGATGAGCTGGTGAAACCCTTGAACGAGGTGCAGATCGACGATACTGAGTTCGCTTGCTTGAAGGCAATCGTTTTTTTCGATCCCAGTAAGTATCTTTCCAGTGCGGAGATATTTTTCTGGACGTGCTAACTACATCTGCTAGGTCAGAGGTCCATTTGATTGAATCCGTCGATTTAATAAGTTTGGAATATATAAACTGGTATAGCAACATAGTATGTACATTCTCCTATCCTATGACCATAGTTATCGATAATATCCAGTTTAGTTGTGACAAGTAGAAGACTGCGTAGAATTTTGCGTGTCATTCGACGAAGATTTGCCGGCACGCGAGAACGATTGTCTCAATGAGATTTAATTGACGATCGGCGCGGTCACCGCCGCCATACCAAAACGAATTGCAAACGATCGCAAGCTTGCTCTGCTTTTTCATATTACCTACGACTGGATCCTCTAATTTATTCAATTCTTTCAGCCCCTCTGTTTACGGTATTTTCGATATCATTGTTTGATCAGAAACGCTGAATTGATTACGGTAGTTCCATGTACGTCCTGCTACTTATTTTAGCTGGTAGATCACATTTCAATCGAAAAAATTGTTAAAGTTGTAAGACCGGAGAAATGAAAagaagtatttcatttctgtgttaagGAACTTGATAGAATTAAATTTTTATACGCCTGTCATCGAGCAACTCACCTTACACCGCCCATTTTCGTAAGAAGTTTTAGCGGAACTTCCCTTAAATGATGTATGACGAGTTGTTGATCTATAGGCGTTTGAAATCTATcttttataattatattactCATAGAAATCATTGACTATATAATATGCTGTTAATCTTGTAAGAAACTGACCTGGGCGAACCTATATACATTTTACAActtttttttaatcatttttattaACAGATGCAAAAGGATTAAGCGAACCACAGCGAATCAAGCAGCTGCGTTATCAGATACAGATCAACTTGGAGGACTACATAAGTGACAGACAATACGACAGTCGTGGTCGATTTGGCGAGATCCTCCTAACTTTACCAGCTTTACAGTCCATATCCTGGCAGATGATAGAACAGATACAATTTGTTCGATTGTTTGGTGTCGCGCACATTGACAACTTGCTGCAGGAAATGCTCTTAGGTGGAGCAACAGCAGAGCTAAACGGTGCTACTACACCAATCGCAACTTCGAATGCTCCTGGGAGTTATGTGAGCAGTAACGAGAGTCCCAGCAGCCCTCTAACTCCAGCCAATGCTCCTCCATTGAGTCCTCAAGATCATCTTTTGACTAGTGGAAGTCCTGTCATGATCTTGAGGGATCTTACGCCCATTCAAAGTCAAGAAGACGTGACGAGCGTGACTGGGTTCAGAATGTTCAAACAGGAACCTAGTCTTGAGAGCGAGTCCACCTTTTAAATTATGTCTAAGGACATAAATGCATTAAGAACGACATCTTTTGAAAATACTGGAAGATACTGAAGAATTTGTTTAATATAGCTTAACTTTAAGAATATTGAAAGATATTAAACGTGGAAAGAAAAAGTTTGGAGGATACAGGACAAACAGATGAGGAAAGGATGTTGGCAGAGTTTGAAGTTGGTGTACTTTCTGGTATGTCAGCTGGTGACTATACTGCTATGGTGTGCGTAGGATGGCTGATTTTCTAATGTTCAAAGAAAAGGCAAATGGAAATATGTTGGAACGTCTTTTAGAAGTTTCAGTGGAAAGACTTTAAAGTTACCAAGAATGGTGGAAAAAATTAGGAGGTCAAATAAGGTGCATTAAGTTCGCATTTTTATTATCTGGATGGGAAAGTTTTGCACAGTTTAAATATGGTGCATAATTAGAAATCACGTAGACATTCATTTTGCAAATATCGAACGGTTTAACAAATCCTACGTGACTTGTGAACTGCCTCAGATATTTTTCTTGAAAATGAAATTATTCGGCTATGAATAATCGTTCGCTGGATAATTTCACAAAGAACTTTTTGAAGTGGAAGTGTTTCTTTAAATATTTGTGATCTAAACGAATTGAGAGAGTTTGTTGAAGATATCTAAAGATGGTAAACAACATGAAGGATTATCTTCGGACATTTTTAAAGATCTCAAGAGACACGATAAGATTTCGAGAAACGTGTCGAAGATCTAATGAGATcggaaattaaaaataaattttttaaatcgTCTTCATTCTACCGACAAAACTGACATTCAGACTTTTGACGATCTCTAGTGATCTTTTTGAACAATTTTTAAATGCTAGTGACAAATCCCTATTAAAAATACAAGTGAACACATtttttatattcaaattttacacGTTTGTAAATGTAATTGCGGTTTAAGCAAAAGAAGCAAATAGAGCAACAGGAGATAGCCTTTTATTTGAAAGTACAGTTCAGTAGTTTTTTTTTCGTAGACTAGTAACTCAGTTTGCCAGAAATAGAGTGTAATCGTCAGAAATGTTACCATATTCCCGAATACAGAGTAAAAGTCACGCTCAATCGATTGCTCAATTAATCATTAATTACCTTAATCATAAGGTTTAATCAAAATCGGTCGATTTAAGGAGAAGATTCTTTTGTCACTATAAACTTAACTTAAATCACGCGATGACACAatcgttcattttttttttgcatAATATTTAATAATCATATTTGACAAGTGAAAGATCGAGGGAAGCAGTAAAACTAAACACGACGAGGGTCCAAAAGAATGAACTTGAACTGAAAGCTATAATAAAAAAGTAAGAAAACGCGCAAACCATCGTTTTCCATTTTGTAGAAAACTACAGATTGTAGATCCTCATCGTCTCCCTCCTCGATTTTTCAATTATtatcgaaataaaaaaaaagaaacggttTTTTGACTTAAAAGAAaactaacaaaaaaaaaaaaaaaaaaaaagaacgacacTGCGTTTATTcgaatttattattataataggAACTACCATATTTTATATATCGTAGGGACGTATTTAACGAAACGGAAAACTTTTTCTATTTTAATATCCAATTTCGTCGAAGAaatgatatatttttttaatttgatCTTGTTTTATATAATTACAAGATGGAATGCAAACGACCGACCTCTGAATGCAACAATAATGATTAATTTTAACTGTTATATTCGTAGGAAGTAAGCGTATTGTTATTTATACAAAGggtttattaattatattatttataatatattcctACAGAGACATATTTTTATTAACGCAATAAATATATTGTTATCCCTGTTATAAAGAATATGCATTGTATTATACGTACGATTAGCGATTTTAAAAGTAACGAAACATTTTTATATGAATAGTCTGTCTTTTTCGAACGATACCAGACGAACGCGCAATACATCTCATAGTTTCTTTTTTACTTCACTTCAACAGAGATATGTATACATTTAAGAGAACAAAACAAGAGTTATAAATAATTATTGTACATAACATTTGTAAGAATATAAGTTATACGTCGAACAGACACTGATATATTTACAATCAGATCATCTTCATGTACCGTGCAAGCGATAGGATATAAATTCTATTTTCTACAGATATTAATGACAAAATGACGGCAACATTTCTATCTTTGTCCGTTTAAAAGATTTTCTATTTATCAAACGTTTGCGTATGAAATTTTATGCAAACTTATTTAAATAATTAGGAAGTATACGTATTAGGATCGTTTCGCTCtagtaaaaatatttattataacgAAGAGAAATGTTGAAACTATCACTCTGGGCTCCATTCACCTAAAGCATCGTGCATTTTGAAAATTTTTGACgagaaaaaatagaaaaaaatttgaaacatttttCTAATGTTCAATGATATGAAGAAACTACTATAGTTAGTAGAAATGTTTATGATTAAAAATTTTTATAAATCCtatgatatatattgtatattctTAGGTTCCGGACGATTTTAAATTCACATTCcatagaagaaataaaaaataattagcGAGTAGTTAGCACCTCTCTCAATGAGGACAGGAGCATACGCCATTGCAATGCAATTTTTTTTTAGGGAAGGAGTACGCGTGCTTTTGTTAATGTCCTGTACATTTGGAATGCACTTTGGTTTCTAGTTTTATTCCACGAGAAATTTCTACCACTGTTCAATGTATTTAGgaaatttcaaattcaattgaAAATGTCATTAAAcattatgttatgtatacatataaaatGTGTGGGACATAAATACTCTTGATCTAGAAAAGTGAAGGAATACC encodes:
- the Hnf4 gene encoding hepatocyte nuclear factor 4 isoform X2 — translated: MEGQTRNLEGLSSSSGDDADLSMGAGAAGGSVLGLPGSGVGGVLSQHCAICGDRATGKHYGAASCDGCKGFFRRSVRKNHLYTCRFSRNCVVDKDKRNQCRYCRLRKCFKAGMKKEAVQNERDRISCRRPSYEEQSSNGSGLSVVSLLQAEMLSRQVGAALELGSPGGDIDLSTKQIANINDVCDSMKQQLLILVEWAKYIPAFSELTLDDQVALLRAHAGEHLLLGVARRSMQLKDVLLLGNNCIITKNCPEGRNQDLDISKVGIRVMDELVKPLNEVQIDDTEFACLKAIVFFDPNAKGLSEPQRIKQLRYQIQINLEDYISDRQYDSRGRFGEILLTLPALQSISWQMIEQIQFVRLFGVAHIDNLLQEMLLGGATAELNGATTPIATSNAPGSYVSSNESPSSPLTPANAPPLSPQDHLLTSGSPVMILRDLTPIQSQEDVTSVTGFRMFKQEPSLESESTF
- the Hnf4 gene encoding hepatocyte nuclear factor 4 isoform X4; amino-acid sequence: MGLADADLSMGAGAAGGSVLGLPGSGVGGVLSQHCAICGDRATGKHYGAASCDGCKGFFRRSVRKNHLYTCRFSRNCVVDKDKRNQCRYCRLRKCFKAGMKKEAVQNERDRISCRRPSYEEQSSNGSGLSVVSLLQAEMLSRQVGAALELGSPGGDIDLSTKQIANINDVCDSMKQQLLILVEWAKYIPAFSELTLDDQVALLRAHAGEHLLLGVARRSMQLKDVLLLGNNCIITKNCPVISLSSEGRNQDLDISKVGIRVMDELVKPLNEVQIDDTEFACLKAIVFFDPNAKGLSEPQRIKQLRYQIQINLEDYISDRQYDSRGRFGEILLTLPALQSISWQMIEQIQFVRLFGVAHIDNLLQEMLLGGATAELNGATTPIATSNAPGSYVSSNESPSSPLTPANAPPLSPQDHLLTSGSPVMILRDLTPIQSQEDVTSVTGFRMFKQEPSLESESTF
- the Hnf4 gene encoding hepatocyte nuclear factor 4 isoform X1; amino-acid sequence: MEGQTRNLEGLSSSSGDDADLSMGAGAAGGSVLGLPGSGVGGVLSQHCAICGDRATGKHYGAASCDGCKGFFRRSVRKNHLYTCRFSRNCVVDKDKRNQCRYCRLRKCFKAGMKKEAVQNERDRISCRRPSYEEQSSNGSGLSVVSLLQAEMLSRQVGAALELGSPGGDIDLSTKQIANINDVCDSMKQQLLILVEWAKYIPAFSELTLDDQVALLRAHAGEHLLLGVARRSMQLKDVLLLGNNCIITKNCPVISLSSEGRNQDLDISKVGIRVMDELVKPLNEVQIDDTEFACLKAIVFFDPNAKGLSEPQRIKQLRYQIQINLEDYISDRQYDSRGRFGEILLTLPALQSISWQMIEQIQFVRLFGVAHIDNLLQEMLLGGATAELNGATTPIATSNAPGSYVSSNESPSSPLTPANAPPLSPQDHLLTSGSPVMILRDLTPIQSQEDVTSVTGFRMFKQEPSLESESTF
- the Hnf4 gene encoding hepatocyte nuclear factor 4 isoform X3 — encoded protein: MRFDDQLFEVLDADLSMGAGAAGGSVLGLPGSGVGGVLSQHCAICGDRATGKHYGAASCDGCKGFFRRSVRKNHLYTCRFSRNCVVDKDKRNQCRYCRLRKCFKAGMKKEAVQNERDRISCRRPSYEEQSSNGSGLSVVSLLQAEMLSRQVGAALELGSPGGDIDLSTKQIANINDVCDSMKQQLLILVEWAKYIPAFSELTLDDQVALLRAHAGEHLLLGVARRSMQLKDVLLLGNNCIITKNCPVISLSSEGRNQDLDISKVGIRVMDELVKPLNEVQIDDTEFACLKAIVFFDPNAKGLSEPQRIKQLRYQIQINLEDYISDRQYDSRGRFGEILLTLPALQSISWQMIEQIQFVRLFGVAHIDNLLQEMLLGGATAELNGATTPIATSNAPGSYVSSNESPSSPLTPANAPPLSPQDHLLTSGSPVMILRDLTPIQSQEDVTSVTGFRMFKQEPSLESESTF